The Acinonyx jubatus isolate Ajub_Pintada_27869175 chromosome E3, VMU_Ajub_asm_v1.0, whole genome shotgun sequence genome has a window encoding:
- the GNG13 gene encoding guanine nucleotide-binding protein G(I)/G(S)/G(O) subunit gamma-13 isoform X2, producing MEEWDVPQMKKEVESLKYQLAFQREMSSKTIPELLKWIEDGIPKDPFLNPDLMKNNPWVEKGKCAIL from the exons ATGGAGGAGTGGGATGTGCCTCAGATGAAAAAAGAGGTAGAAAGCCTCAAGTACCAGCTGGCTTTCCAGAGGGAGATGTCCTCCAAGACCATCCCTGA GCTCCTCAAGTGGATCGAGGATGGGATCCCCAAGGACCCGTTCCTGAACCCCGACCTGATGAAGAACAACCCGTGGGTGGAGAAGGGAAAGTGCGCCATCCTGTGA
- the GNG13 gene encoding guanine nucleotide-binding protein G(I)/G(S)/G(O) subunit gamma-13 isoform X1: MGAVPEPGPQVAGVGGALARALPAYVPAHSFTWSSLSLTITWSLSLGPCWHRPSPRLATSEAPDTMEEWDVPQMKKEVESLKYQLAFQREMSSKTIPELLKWIEDGIPKDPFLNPDLMKNNPWVEKGKCAIL; encoded by the exons atGGGGGCGGTGCCAGAGCCTGGCCCCCAGGTGGCAGGAGTGGGCGGGGCACTTGCCCGGGCTCTGCCCGCTTATGTGCCCGCTCACTCATTCACTTGGTCTTCGCTGTCGCTCACCATCACTTGGTCCTTGTCACTTGGCCCTTGCTGGCACCGTCCAAG ccccaggctggcCACTTCCGAAGCTCCCGACACCATGGAGGAGTGGGATGTGCCTCAGATGAAAAAAGAGGTAGAAAGCCTCAAGTACCAGCTGGCTTTCCAGAGGGAGATGTCCTCCAAGACCATCCCTGA GCTCCTCAAGTGGATCGAGGATGGGATCCCCAAGGACCCGTTCCTGAACCCCGACCTGATGAAGAACAACCCGTGGGTGGAGAAGGGAAAGTGCGCCATCCTGTGA